TCTTCATGCCTACCCCCTTAGCACCAAGAATGTCTTGCTCCAAGCTGTCACCTACCATTACAGCATCTTTAGGTGAAATCTTCAGCTTTTCTAGAGCAGCAAGGAATATCCTGGGCTCAGGCTTTATAGAACCCACGTCATCCCTGGTTACAACAACATCGAAATATCTGTAGATCCCGGAGACCTTGAGCTTAAGTACTTGGTATCTTGGTCCGCTTGTGACAATCCCAAGCCTATATCCCCTCTCCTTTAGGTACTTTAAAACTTCAACAACTCCTGGGAATACTTCAATCTTGGTTGGATACTTCATTATAAAATCTTCATACTTGAAGGGTAGGGAGAACAGCCTAAAGAAGAAGTTCCAATCGTGCCATTCATACTTCCCTTTCCTTTTTTCAATTTCTGAAAGAAAAATCCTTCTAGCTTCCATTCTAGAGATGTTTAACTTATTAGCTAGCTCATCGTAAACCTGAGGAAGGATGAACATTATCAAGGGCTTCTCCGAAAGTAGGGTTCCATCTATATCAAACAATACTGCCTTCACCATTTTTTCACCAGGAGAGCTAATATCTCCAAGTTTTCTATGCTTTCATCCATTTTAACTCCCCATATTATGTCTTTTTCTTTTAGTATTTCTTGAAATCTTGCCAAGATCTTAGTAACGCTTTCCAATGGTACACTTTTATTCGCTAAGATATTGATTAGGCCTCGCTCCCACACTCCCCAATGCCACTCGAAGTTGACGTTATTAAGTAGCCTTAATATACCGACATTTCCCCCCTTTGTTATTTGAATAAAGTCGGCAAAATCGACATTCACCAGCATCTGAGAATTTAGATACTCATAAAGCTTTGTAAACATATTCCCAATTGCCAATGCCGCTTCATCATAAGCTTTCCAAATAGGTTTCTTCTCCTTTCCCTTTAAGAATTCCCATAGAGAATCATAAAAAACCGTTTCAAAATCCTCAGCCCACTGAGGCTTTTCTTCTAATACAAGTTCTTTCCCAGGAGAGATTACATAGGCAAATCTTACCACATCATTTGGAGCTCTCTCAATGATCTCATTTACTATGTCAACATTAATCCCCTTATTCTCAAAGATCAACCATAAAGTCGAATTTTGTTGTATCCCCCAGAGGATATCCTCAAGCTTTTCTAGAAATTCGTTCTTCAAGAATAGATACCCAGTTGGATTAATATAAATCCTTTTTCCATACCTTATCGAGAAGGCTATCCTAGTTCCATACCCCCCAATGCCAACGAATATTGGTTCCATCAAGCAACCTCCAAGAAATAATTAAAAAAGACATCACTCGAGCGTTGCATGCTTCTTTCTCATATCCTTCTCCGTCTTCTGGAAAGTTGCCATAAGCAGGGCGATTATACCATCTAGGAATATCATTGTTGAGTCTTCAAACAGCGTCCCCATAGGGGCCGTCCACTTATATTTAGTTAGCATCTGCCTAGCAATGTAATCCGTCGGAACATCCGTTTTAGTCCTTCCCGGGATTTCCACAACAACATCGGCCAATCTACCCAATGTTGAGTCTTTATAGGAAGTTATCGCAACTACTTTTCCTCCCTGTTGCTTTGCAATTTCTGCGGCATCAACTATCGTTTTGGTCTCACCAGAACCACTTATCGCTATCAGCAAGTCCCCCTCCTCAAATGCCGGGGTTATGGTCTCACCCACTACGTAGACGTTAAAGTCTAAGTGCATTAGCCTCATGGCAAAGGCCTTTCCAACCAATCCACTCCTTCCAGCACCGTAGATAAATATTTTGTTCGCCCCGATCATTGCATCAACTAAACCTCTAACTTCATCAAGCCTTAACTTATCGGCCACTTCGTTTATATGATCCGTAATATCCTTCATCGCCTTCCTAATAGTCTTCATGTATTCATCCCAGAAGAGGTCTATTATCTTCCTAGTTACCCCTTCAGGATCCTTAGACTTCGTTATGGCACTTCCAACGATGACTATGGTAGCACCGAGCTCTATAACCTTAGGAATAGTCTCTAGGTTTAAACCACCGGCTACAGCTACCGGAATCTTAACAGCTTTTACAACCTTTTCAAGATCCTCTAGGGGTGTCTTTCCTTGAGCTTGCTCATCTATTCCAGTGTGTACTAATATGTAATGAACTCCCATCTGTTCGAGTTCTTTAGCCCTCTGGACTTTATCCTTGACTCCAATTAAATCCACCATTATCTTTACCCCATACTTCCTGGCAACTGCTAGGGCATCCTTTATCGTCTTATCGTCTGCTACTCCCAATATTGAAACAACATCGGCCCCATGTCTTGCGGCCATCTCAACTTCAAGGGCCCCGGTATCCATAGTTTTTAAGTCAGCAACTATCTTCCTATCTGGAAACCTCCTCTTCAATAATTCGACTGCTCTCATCCCCTCCTTCTTTATAAGGGGAGTTCCAACCTCAAGCCAATGAGCGCCGCCGCGAGCTGCTTTTTCCGCAATAGAAATGGCCTGCTCTATGTCAGTTAAATCGAGAGCTACCTGGAGGATCATTTCTTACACCCATAGATTTGTGAGAGGGGCATTCTTTTAAACTTTAACTAATTATTAAAACTCTGATGACGATGAGGTATATTATAAAAAGAAAAATCTACTGGACTAAAGAGTTTGATAGCAGCCACTTCCTCGAGCTGGAATACGAGAGCAAATGCAAAAGGATACATGGACATACGTACAAGGTGGAGGTTGAGATTGAGGGGGAGTTGAATGAGGAGGGGATGATTTTTGACTTCACACATTTGAGTGAGATTGTGAAGGAGTTAGACCACAGGCTAATAGTTAGTAAGGAGTGGGTCAAAGAAGTAGGGGATCTAGTAATTATTGAAAAAAATAGAAAGATCCTGAAGGTTCCAAGGGATGAAGTGGTTATAATAGACAAACCGAATGTTACAGCTGAGTACTTAGCCGAATGGTTTGGAGAGAGAATTGCAGAGAACGCCGGTTCCAATATTAAAAAGATTAAGGTAAGAATTTGGGAAGATCCCAGGAGTTACGCAGAAGTAACGTTCACTCTAGAACCTCAAGGATCTTAGCCTTAACTATCCCTTTACCACCAGTTGGCTCAACTAGTGTTGCCCCACAGACAAGGCACCTGACTCTTGTCGCTGGATGGCTGAAAACTATTTGCTCGTTACCACAATCAATGCACTTAACCCTCAGGAACCTTGACCTAGGCATTGGAATTACATTCCTTGGAAGGCTCATCCATCACACCTCCACGAGCTCGAACCTCTTTACCCTGAACCCTTTTCCTCTTGTATGGGCCCTTCCACAAACGGTGCATACGAATCTGAGATCTAACTTCTTCACCGGCTTTTCTCTACCTTCTGGCTTAGGTCTTGGAAATCCACCGTATCCCTTAAGAACTCTTCTGAACCTTCTCTGACCTGCGCTAAGCTCGCTCCTTGGCCTCCTCTTCACCCTTTCAACTTTATGAATCGTATGCCTCTTACAATACGGGCAGTATGTCCTTATTTGCTTTGGATACTTCATCTCCTTCACCTCCTCGCCAGGCCCGGTGGGTTCCCTTTCGGACACCCCCGAGCCGTGCTAAGTGATCATGCAATCATGGGTTATAAAGTACCTTTAAAAATCTTTACTTAAGATTCCAAGTGATGATAATCTTAGCGTCATCGAGCCCCAGGAGAAGAGAGATCCTGGGAAGATTCTTTGAGATTAAGGTGTATCCAGCTAATGTAGAAGAGAGGAGTACTGTCAAAGATTCAAGGGAGAAATCCCTCGATATAGCAAGGAAAAAGGCGTTAAGTGTCTCATCAAAGTTTCCAGGAGCTACGATAGTAGCTGCAGATACCATGGTCATTTTTAGAGGTAAAACCCTGGGAAAGCCCAGGAATGCTGAAGAAGCCAGAAAAATGCTAAGAGCATTAAGTGGTAATGTTCATAAAGTGATAACTGGGTACTGCATAATCCATAATGGAAGAATAATAGAAGGAGTCGAAGAGACCGAAGTAAAGTTCAGGGAAATTGGAGATGAACTCTTGGAATGGTATATCTCAACGGGAGAATGGAAAGATAAAGCTGGTGCATATGGAATTCAAGGGTATGCATCGATTTTCGTTGAATGGATAAAAGGAGACTACTACAATGTGGTGGGCCTTCCAATTAAGGTTGTAGTCGAATTGACAAAGTTAGGGTTCAAACCCAAGAGATAATATTTAAATCGCTTTTATTCTATCTTCTTTGGTGATAGACCATGGAAAACCCATATGAAATTACTGCTATCGTTGCAAGGGAGATACTTGACAGTAGGGGGAACCCAACGGTAGAGGTTGATGTCCATACTCCTATTGCAATGGGAAGGGCCGCAGTCCCAAGTGGTGCTTCAACTGGAACTCATGAAGCCGTTGAACTTAGAGATGGGGGAAAGAGGTATCATGGAAAGGGAGTTAGGCGAGCAGTAGAAAATGTAAACAAGATAATAGCTCCTGAATTAATAGGAATGGACGTTAGATGGCAGAGAGAAATAGATAAGCTGCTAATAGAGCTTGATGGTACTGAAAACAAAAGCAATCTAGGAGCAAATGCAATTCTTGCAGTTTCCTTAGCCGTTGCAAAAGCAGCTGCCAATTCGCTAGAATTACCGCTGTATCAATATCTCGGAGGCGTTAA
This Pyrococcus horikoshii OT3 DNA region includes the following protein-coding sequences:
- a CDS encoding TIGR02253 family HAD-type hydrolase is translated as MVKAVLFDIDGTLLSEKPLIMFILPQVYDELANKLNISRMEARRIFLSEIEKRKGKYEWHDWNFFFRLFSLPFKYEDFIMKYPTKIEVFPGVVEVLKYLKERGYRLGIVTSGPRYQVLKLKVSGIYRYFDVVVTRDDVGSIKPEPRIFLAALEKLKISPKDAVMVGDSLEQDILGAKGVGMKSVWINVGGENGYNLPDFEISSILQLPEVIEDESDI
- the hxlAB gene encoding bifunctional 3-hexulose-6-phosphate synthase/6-phospho-3-hexuloisomerase, whose product is MILQVALDLTDIEQAISIAEKAARGGAHWLEVGTPLIKKEGMRAVELLKRRFPDRKIVADLKTMDTGALEVEMAARHGADVVSILGVADDKTIKDALAVARKYGVKIMVDLIGVKDKVQRAKELEQMGVHYILVHTGIDEQAQGKTPLEDLEKVVKAVKIPVAVAGGLNLETIPKVIELGATIVIVGSAITKSKDPEGVTRKIIDLFWDEYMKTIRKAMKDITDHINEVADKLRLDEVRGLVDAMIGANKIFIYGAGRSGLVGKAFAMRLMHLDFNVYVVGETITPAFEEGDLLIAISGSGETKTIVDAAEIAKQQGGKVVAITSYKDSTLGRLADVVVEIPGRTKTDVPTDYIARQMLTKYKWTAPMGTLFEDSTMIFLDGIIALLMATFQKTEKDMRKKHATLE
- a CDS encoding 6-pyruvoyl trahydropterin synthase family protein; the protein is MTMRYIIKRKIYWTKEFDSSHFLELEYESKCKRIHGHTYKVEVEIEGELNEEGMIFDFTHLSEIVKELDHRLIVSKEWVKEVGDLVIIEKNRKILKVPRDEVVIIDKPNVTAEYLAEWFGERIAENAGSNIKKIKVRIWEDPRSYAEVTFTLEPQGS
- a CDS encoding 30S ribosomal protein S27e, with the translated sequence MSLPRNVIPMPRSRFLRVKCIDCGNEQIVFSHPATRVRCLVCGATLVEPTGGKGIVKAKILEVLE
- a CDS encoding 50S ribosomal protein L44e, whose protein sequence is MKYPKQIRTYCPYCKRHTIHKVERVKRRPRSELSAGQRRFRRVLKGYGGFPRPKPEGREKPVKKLDLRFVCTVCGRAHTRGKGFRVKRFELVEV
- a CDS encoding Maf-like protein encodes the protein MIILASSSPRRREILGRFFEIKVYPANVEERSTVKDSREKSLDIARKKALSVSSKFPGATIVAADTMVIFRGKTLGKPRNAEEARKMLRALSGNVHKVITGYCIIHNGRIIEGVEETEVKFREIGDELLEWYISTGEWKDKAGAYGIQGYASIFVEWIKGDYYNVVGLPIKVVVELTKLGFKPKR